A single genomic interval of Astyanax mexicanus isolate ESR-SI-001 chromosome 4, AstMex3_surface, whole genome shotgun sequence harbors:
- the LOC103031444 gene encoding BTB/POZ domain-containing protein 2 translates to MLLLCAVCFPHHSDSENFSCKMAAGDNSGRAPCLNFSAPGPLGNSQPSNNPYTLATNNAGGSAGTAGGSQGAARRSNPQSGPSGPESTGVASGLPPNMRNSFPQAAAQGAAVAGAVGGSMSGVATNMLGSISNLQPAAAAPATHSSLSSGTPAAAAVLVYREPVYNWQATKSTVKERFAFLFNNEVLSDVHFLVGKGLGVQRIPAHRFVLAVGSAVFDAMFNGGMATTSTEIELPDVEPAAFLALLKFLYSDEVQIGPETVMTTLYTAKKYAVPALEAHCVEFLKKNLRADNAFMLLTQARLFDEPQLASLCLENIDKNTGDALAAEGFTDIDLDTLVAVLERDTLGVREVRLFGAAVRWAEAEAHRQQLQPTPENKRRVLGKALTLIRFPLMTIEEFAAGPAQSGILTDREVVSLFLHFTVNPKPRVEFIDRPRCCLRGKECSITRFGQVESRWGYSGTSDRIRFTVNRRIFVVGFGLYGSIHGPTDYQVNIQIIHTDSNTILGQNDTGFSCDGSANTFRVMFKEPVEILPNVNYTACATLKGPDSHYGTKGMRKVTHESSGSGTKTCFTFCYAAGNNNGTSVEDGQIPEVIFYT, encoded by the exons ATGCTGCTGCTATGCGCGGTGTGTTTTCCGCACCACAGCGACTCAGAGAACTTCAGCTGCAAGATGGCTGCGGGAGACAACAGCGGCCGGGCGCCGTGCTTAAACTTCTCCGCCCCGGGACCTCTGGGGAACAGCCAGCCGAGCAACAACCCGTACACTCTGGCTACAAATAACGCGGGAGGGTCGGCGGGGACAGCCGGGGGTTCGCAGGGTGCAGCGAGACGCTCGAACCCCCAGTCGGGGCCTAGCGGCCCGGAGAGCACCGGTGTTGCGTCAGGGCTCCCGCCGAACATGAGAAACTCTTTCCCGCAGGCCGCGGCTCAGGGCGCCGCTGTGGCTGGGGCGGTCGGGGGGTCTATGTCTGGCGTAGCTACGAATATGCTGGGCTCGATCTCGAATTTACAGCCAGCCGCTGCTGCACCGGCTACCCACTCGTCCCTGTCCTCGGGAACTCCAGCAGCAGCTGCCGTTCTCGTTTACCGAGAGCCTGTTTATAACTGGCAGGCGACGAAAAGCACCGTGAAGGAGCGGTTCGCCTTCCTGTTCAATAACGAGGTTCTGAGCGACGTTCATTTTCTGGTGGGGAAAGGACTCGGGGTGCAGCGGATACCTGCTCACAG GTTTGTGCTGGCAGTTGGCAGTGCCGTATTTGATGCCATGTTTAACGGAGGCATGGCGACAACTTCGACGGAAATAGAGCTGCCTGATGTTGAACCTGCTGCATTCCTGGCCTTGCTCAA GTTTCTGTACTCCGACGAGGTCCAGATTGGTCCAGAGACTGTGATGACCACTCTCTACACAGCGAAAAAGTATGCAGTCCCTGCGCTGGAGGCCCACTGTGTGGAGTTCCTCAAGAAGAACCTGCGTGCGGACAATGCCTTCATGCTCCTCACACAG GCACGGCTCTTTGATGAACCTCAGCTGGCCAGTTTGTGCCTTGAGAACATTGATAAAAACACTGGTGATGCTTTGGCTGCTGAAGGCTTCACAGATATAGATCTGG ACACGCTCGTTGCTGTATTGGAGCGGGACACACTGGGCGTGCGGGAGGTGCGCCTGTTCGGTGCCGCGGTGCGTTGGGCTGAGGCCGAGGCCCACCGCCAGCAGCTTCAGCCCACACCCGAGAACAAGAGACGCGTGTTGGGTAAAGCCCTCACCCTCATCCGCTTCCCTTTAATGACCATAGAGGAGTTTGCCGCAG GTCCTGCGCAGTCAGGCATCCTGACGGACCGCGAGGTGGTCAGCCTGTTCCTGCATTTCACAGTGAACCCTAAGCCTCGCGTGGAGTTCATCGACCGGCCTCGGTGCTGCCTGCGCGGTAAAGAGTGTAGCATCACGCGCTTCGGCCAAGTGGAGAGCCGCTGGGGGTACAGTGGAACCAGTGACCGGATCCG ATTCACAGTAAACCGCAGGATATTTGTGGTGGGCTTTGGATTATATGGTTCCATACATGGGCCAACAGACTATCAGGTCAACATACAG ATCATTCACACAGACAGTAACACAATCCTCGGTCAGAATGATACAGGTTTCAGTTGTGACGGGTCTGCGAACACCTTCAGGGTCATGTTTAAAGAGCCAGTGGAGATTCTTCCCAATGTAAACTACACAGCCTGCGCTACTCTGAAG GGTCCAGACTCCCACTACGGTACCAAAGGCATGAGGAAGGTCACCCACGAGTCCTCAGGATCCGGCACCAAAACCTGCTTCACCTTCTGCTACGCCGCCGGCAACAACAATGGCACTTCCGTGGAGGACGGACAGATCCCCGAGGTCATCTTCTACACATAG